A genomic window from Vitis riparia cultivar Riparia Gloire de Montpellier isolate 1030 chromosome 16, EGFV_Vit.rip_1.0, whole genome shotgun sequence includes:
- the LOC117933373 gene encoding protein SRC2-like, whose product MECRKFQIAILSAQGLENVREIFRMKVYAQLSIPGNPEIKRETPVDTEGETNPAWNSTIGFTIGNQGVEHQGVVFVIKLYCSRTLGDRYIGEVSLSFKDLFDGAAPTSQGRSSGIVSYPVKKGGADSQGVLNFSYSFGDIVMVKKPSLFSRRNLAVAVNGVANFQNPDFCSVERETESMYFGRRRILPHQNETAALLTCYSVF is encoded by the exons ATGGAGTGCAGGAAGTTCCAGATTGCCATTCTTTCAGCTCAAGGTCTTGAGAACGTCCGAGAAATATTCAGAATGAAAGTCTACGCCCAGCTTTCAATCCCCGGCAATCCCGAAATAAAGAGAGAAACCCCAGTGGACACAGAGGGGGAGACCAACCCCGCATGGAACTCCACCATTGGATTCACAATAGGCAATCAGGGAGTCGAACACCAAGGCGTCGTGTTCGTCATCAAGCTATACTGCAGCCGGACCCTAGGAGACCGGTACATCGGTGAGGTGAGCCTATCTTTCAAGGACCTGTTTGATGGTGCCGCACCCACCAGCCAAGGCCGCAGCAGCGGTATTGTAAGTTACCCAGTGAAAAAGGGTGGAGCGGATTCACAGGGGGTATTGAACTTTTCTTACTCTTTTGGGGATATAGTGATGGTTAAGAAACCATCCCTTTTCTCGCGCAGAAATTTGGCAGTTGCAG TTAACGGCGTCGCTAATTTCCAAAACCCCGACTTTTGCTCTGTGGAGCGGGAAACGGAGAGTATGTATTTCGGACGACGTCGAATTCTGCCACATCAGAATGAAACGGCGGCGTTGCTGACTTGCTACAGTGTTTTCTGA
- the LOC117933795 gene encoding DNA-directed primase/polymerase protein isoform X1, with translation MDDVDRLFQCFKCGVSPPKSAIRERKRNKEKLKQAGSTHVASTYSDVQSPGSAGERHQNANNVQPCMKELGPRTVEAERFNCHKHISPVIFYGSPHGVPPKRPSSLLRLLREIRVELSEQNKSDLREEVWATFPRQDESIKFAQGHADVHIFSYQDHLNGQRRFLVSTYKEFWQRYKNMDSKFRHHYEVIQEGFPCHLYFDLEFNKKDNAEKDGDEMVDLLISVVSEALLEKYSIQVNEKWIVELDSSTGEKFSRHLIIRIPKIAFKDNSHAGAFVAEICSQISSAGEGDGNFKKLFVSKGSTSAEFPCQLFVDTAVYSRNRCFRLALSSKAGKNSVLLPTGRFKCKDMCEEEMFMASLICNIDVDCEKFLVCKMDLNCVKTLHFDMEENHNCRKHSSSPQDFALSACTSNVSGTCFMGNSPFPALDIFVESIASIGNVSGKIRSWYWFSEYRLMVYSMSRNRYCERIGRQHKSNHVIYVVDLRRAVFYQKCHDPDCRGYRSPLRPIPTDVIPNTAVLMDSVQTEHHVESTSNHLGYSLVENDQECVSIYNDKSITDSCRKDAWWLEAIRFADNVESVQHMQDLSDTVRPFALLIQENIDDEDDDWWMAAERTASQTEQTYFNHKS, from the exons ATGGACGACGTTGATCGCTTGTTTCAGTGCTTCAAATGTGGCGTGTCTCCTCCAA AATCTGCTATCAGAGAAAGAAAAcggaataaagaaaaattgaagcaaGCAGGTTCAACTCATGTGGCCTCTACATATTCTGATGTTCAATCTCCAGGATCAGCTGGAGAAAGACATCAAAACGCAAACAATGTGCAGCCCTGCATGAAGGAA CTTGGTCCTAGAACAGTTGAAGCAGAGAGGTTTAATTGTCACAAGCACATTTCTCCAGTCATATTTTATGGATCTCCACATGGTGTGCCTCCAAAAAGGCCATCCAGTTTGTTGCGATTATTACGTGAAATACGTGTTGAGCTCAGTGAACAAAATAAATCAGACCTGAg GGAGGAAGTATGGGCTACATTTCCAAGACAGGATGAATCAATTAAGTTTGCACAAGGACATGCCGATGTGCATATTTTCAGTTATCAGGATCACTTGAATGGACAAAGAAGATTCCTGGTTTCAACATACAAGGAGTTCTGGCAAAG GTACAAAAATATGGATTCTAAGTTCCGCCATCATTATGAAGTGATTCAAGAG GGTTTCCCATGTcacctttattttgatttggagTTCAATAAGAAAGACAATGCAGAAAAAGATGGAGATGAAATGGTTGATCTCTTGATCTCAGTTGTTTCAGAAGCCTTACTGGAGAAATACTCTATTCAAGTAAATGAGAAATGGATAGTAGAGCTTGATTCCTCCACTGGAG AAAAATTTTCACGTCATCTAATTATTCGCATACCAAAGATTGCCTTCAAGGACAACTCACATGCTGGTGCATTTGTTGCTGAG ATATGCTCACAGATTTCAAGTGCAGGGGAGGGGGATGGAAATTTTAAGAAGTTGTTTGTTTCAAAAGGATCAACCTCTGCTGAGTTCCCCTGCCAGCTTTTTGTAGACACTGCTGTTTATTCCAGAAATCGCTGCTTTCGTTTAGCTCTATCATCCAAGGCTGGGAAGAATTCAGTGCTTCTACCTACGGGGCGTTTCAAATGCAAGGACATG TGTGAGGAAGAAATGTTCATGGCATCCTTGATCTGCAATATTGATGTTGACTGTGAGAAGTTTCTAGTCTGTAAAATGGATTTAAATTGTGTGAAGACCCTACATTTTGATATGGAG GAGAACCATAATTGTAGAAAACATTCCAGCTCCCCTCAAGACTTTGCATTGAGTGCTTGCACAAGCAATGTTTCAGGCACATGCTTCATGGGAAATTCACCGTTCCCAGCTTTGGATATATTCGTAGAATCCATTGCCTCCATTGGAAATGTATCAG GAAAAATTCGAAGCTGGTATTGGTTCTCAGAATACAGATTGATGGTCTACAGCATGTCAAGAAATAGATACTGTGAGCGAATTGGCAGACAGCATAAAAGCAATCATG TTATCTATGTTGTTGACCTCAGAAGGGCTGTTTTTTATCAGAAATGTCATGATCCAGATTGCAGAG GTTATCGGTCTCCCTTGCGTCCAATACCAACGGATGTCATTCCCAATACAGCAGTTCTCATGGATTCAGTACAGACAGAGCATCATGTAGAGTCAACCAGCAATCACCTTGGATACAGTCTTGTGGAAAATGATCAGGAATGTGTTTCAATTTACAATGACAAAAGCATTACCGACAGCTGCAGGAAAGATGCATGGTGGCTTGAAGCCATAAGATTTGCAGATAATGTCGAAAGTGTGCAACATATGCAAGACCTCAGTGACACGGTTAGACCGTTTGCTCTACTCATA CAGGAAAACATAGATGATGAAGACGATGATTGGTGGATGGCTGCTGAAAGGACTGCTTCCCAGACTGAACAAACCTACTTCAACCACAAAAGTTAA
- the LOC117933795 gene encoding DNA-directed primase/polymerase protein isoform X2, with protein MDDVDRLFQCFKCGVSPPKSAIRERKRNKEKLKQAGSTHVASTYSDVQSPGSAGERHQNANNVQPCMKELGPRTVEAERFNCHKHISPVIFYGSPHGVPPKRPSSLLRLLREIRVELSEQNKSDLREEVWATFPRQDESIKFAQGHADVHIFSYQDHLNGQRRFLVSTYKEFWQRYKNMDSKFRHHYEVIQEGFPCHLYFDLEFNKKDNAEKDGDEMVDLLISVVSEALLEKYSIQVNEKWIVELDSSTGEKFSRHLIIRIPKIAFKDNSHAGAFVAEICSQISSAGEGDGNFKKLFVSKGSTSAEFPCQLFVDTAVYSRNRCFRLALSSKAGKNSVLLPTGRFKCKDMCEEEMFMASLICNIDVDCEKFLVCKMDLNCVKTLHFDMEENHNCRKHSSSPQDFALSACTSNVSGTCFMGNSPFPALDIFVESIASIGNVSGKIRSWYWFSEYRLMVYSMSRNRYCERIGRQHKSNHVIYVVDLRRAVFYQKCHDPDCRGYRSPLRPIPTDVIPNTAVLMDSVQTEHHVESTSNHLGYSLVENDQECVSIYNDKSITDSCRKDAWWLEAIRFADNVESVQHMQDLSDTENIDDEDDDWWMAAERTASQTEQTYFNHKS; from the exons ATGGACGACGTTGATCGCTTGTTTCAGTGCTTCAAATGTGGCGTGTCTCCTCCAA AATCTGCTATCAGAGAAAGAAAAcggaataaagaaaaattgaagcaaGCAGGTTCAACTCATGTGGCCTCTACATATTCTGATGTTCAATCTCCAGGATCAGCTGGAGAAAGACATCAAAACGCAAACAATGTGCAGCCCTGCATGAAGGAA CTTGGTCCTAGAACAGTTGAAGCAGAGAGGTTTAATTGTCACAAGCACATTTCTCCAGTCATATTTTATGGATCTCCACATGGTGTGCCTCCAAAAAGGCCATCCAGTTTGTTGCGATTATTACGTGAAATACGTGTTGAGCTCAGTGAACAAAATAAATCAGACCTGAg GGAGGAAGTATGGGCTACATTTCCAAGACAGGATGAATCAATTAAGTTTGCACAAGGACATGCCGATGTGCATATTTTCAGTTATCAGGATCACTTGAATGGACAAAGAAGATTCCTGGTTTCAACATACAAGGAGTTCTGGCAAAG GTACAAAAATATGGATTCTAAGTTCCGCCATCATTATGAAGTGATTCAAGAG GGTTTCCCATGTcacctttattttgatttggagTTCAATAAGAAAGACAATGCAGAAAAAGATGGAGATGAAATGGTTGATCTCTTGATCTCAGTTGTTTCAGAAGCCTTACTGGAGAAATACTCTATTCAAGTAAATGAGAAATGGATAGTAGAGCTTGATTCCTCCACTGGAG AAAAATTTTCACGTCATCTAATTATTCGCATACCAAAGATTGCCTTCAAGGACAACTCACATGCTGGTGCATTTGTTGCTGAG ATATGCTCACAGATTTCAAGTGCAGGGGAGGGGGATGGAAATTTTAAGAAGTTGTTTGTTTCAAAAGGATCAACCTCTGCTGAGTTCCCCTGCCAGCTTTTTGTAGACACTGCTGTTTATTCCAGAAATCGCTGCTTTCGTTTAGCTCTATCATCCAAGGCTGGGAAGAATTCAGTGCTTCTACCTACGGGGCGTTTCAAATGCAAGGACATG TGTGAGGAAGAAATGTTCATGGCATCCTTGATCTGCAATATTGATGTTGACTGTGAGAAGTTTCTAGTCTGTAAAATGGATTTAAATTGTGTGAAGACCCTACATTTTGATATGGAG GAGAACCATAATTGTAGAAAACATTCCAGCTCCCCTCAAGACTTTGCATTGAGTGCTTGCACAAGCAATGTTTCAGGCACATGCTTCATGGGAAATTCACCGTTCCCAGCTTTGGATATATTCGTAGAATCCATTGCCTCCATTGGAAATGTATCAG GAAAAATTCGAAGCTGGTATTGGTTCTCAGAATACAGATTGATGGTCTACAGCATGTCAAGAAATAGATACTGTGAGCGAATTGGCAGACAGCATAAAAGCAATCATG TTATCTATGTTGTTGACCTCAGAAGGGCTGTTTTTTATCAGAAATGTCATGATCCAGATTGCAGAG GTTATCGGTCTCCCTTGCGTCCAATACCAACGGATGTCATTCCCAATACAGCAGTTCTCATGGATTCAGTACAGACAGAGCATCATGTAGAGTCAACCAGCAATCACCTTGGATACAGTCTTGTGGAAAATGATCAGGAATGTGTTTCAATTTACAATGACAAAAGCATTACCGACAGCTGCAGGAAAGATGCATGGTGGCTTGAAGCCATAAGATTTGCAGATAATGTCGAAAGTGTGCAACATATGCAAGACCTCAGTGACACG GAAAACATAGATGATGAAGACGATGATTGGTGGATGGCTGCTGAAAGGACTGCTTCCCAGACTGAACAAACCTACTTCAACCACAAAAGTTAA